The Candidatus Binatia bacterium genome segment TCTCGAAGCCCTTGATCGTCGCCACCGCCGCGTTCTCCGTGATGCGCTGGATGATCGGCACACCCTGCTCATCGAACCCGACGGCCTGGACCGACACCTTCTGGATGTCGTCATACTTGCCGTAGAAACCGGCCAGGTTCAGCGTAAGCCTGTTGTCGAGGTAGATCGACTTCAAGCCCAACTCGAAATTGTTCAGCGTCTCGGGCTGGAACGCCGCGGCAAGGGCATCCGTCCCCTCCTGGTTCCGGGGGCCCGGAAGTGCGTTGAAGCCGCCGCCTTTGAAGCCCTGCGCGTAGGTGAAGTACCCCATGACGTGGTCGACCGAATCCGGCAGAAGATCGAACGGAACCGTCGAAGCGATACTCGCCATCGGCGTCCACGCGGTAAACAGCTCCGAGTCGTTCACTTCGTCGAGCAGGACCTCACCCGTATTCGAAACAAACTGGCTGAGCGTGAGTTCCTTGTTATCCTGCGTGTAGCGAATACCGCCGGTGATGCTCAGCCACTCGGTGAAATCGGCCGTGGCCTGGAGGTAGGGCGCCCACGTCCAGTTCTTGATCTCGGAGACGTTCGTCGTGAAGCGGTTCAGAGGCGGGCCCACGACCGTCGTGCGCGTGTCGGCCGCGTTCTCCCACTGGGCGAATAAGCCACCGACGAACACCAGCATGCCATCGAACGCGGCGCCGTTGACCTGCAACTCACCAGACGTCTGCTGCTGCTTGCCCGGTGCGCCGTCGAACTCGGAACCACCAGCCGTGGAGAGGACGACGACCTCGGCGCTCGTGTTGTCCACGTCGAAGCGCGTACGCGGGATCTGCTCGTTCCACGAACCAAGGGCCTTGATCGCGAGATCCTCGATCTCCCACACGTCTCCGAGGTCGTAGTTGAACACGCCCCACGTACCGTAACCCTCGATGTCCGACATTCCTTGGATGTTGGCGTTGTTCTCGAAAAGCGACGTCTTCTTACACTCGGGGTAGAACCCCCCGTAGAGCGACGAAAGCGGCGCATCTTCGTTCACGACGACGCACCGTCCGCCACGACCGAGAGTGTGCGACCGCGACCACGTTCCCGACAGATCAAAGGTGAGATCGTCGGTGAGCAGGAAGCGAAGGCTCCCCAAGAAGGCGATCTCGTCGCGGTTGCTGTAGTACTTGTCCTGCGCTGTGTTGTGGACGTAGCCGTCGCGGTTTGCCGTGAAAAGCGCCACGCGGCTCAGAAGGAAGTCCTCCACGATCGGCACGTTCAGCATCACCTCGGTCTCGACCGAGTTGAAGTTGCCCGGCCGTACCATCGCGAAGCCTTCGAAGTCGTGATGCGGCTTTACGGTCGTCATGTTGATCGCGCCGCCGACGCTGTTCTTACCAAACAAGGTTCCCTGCGGACCGCGCAGGACTTCGATCTGCTGCACGTCGACGACGCTCAACAGCGAACCGGAGGCGCGCGGCAGGAACACGCCATCGAGGTAGAGCGCGACACCCGGATCGAACTGGATGTCCGGGGCGCCAGTGCCGACACCGCGAATCGCGAACTGCGCCAGGTTGCCCTGAATGCTGTCCTGGAACTGCAGATTCGGAACGAGTTCCGCCACCTGGTCGACACGATAGACACCCGCCTCGCGCAGCGTGCTGGCGGTGAGCGCCGTCACAGCGACCGGAGTGTCCTCGAGTGCCTCTGCCCGTTTACGCGCGCTGACCACGATCTCTTCGACCTGCGTCGTCACCCTGCGGGTCGCGCCGGGGATGTCCCCACCGTCGGCCTCGGCCGCCTCATACTGCGCGTCGGCGGCGTCGATCTCGTCGGTCGTGCCGCCGGGGCTGTCGTCGTCGACGAGATCGCGCTGAAACTCAGCCGGCGCTTCGGTTCCGTCAACGGGTTGTGCAACGGTCGGCGTGGCGAACAGGGTCATGATCCCCAGCACGATGAGGGCGCAGATAATGAATCGGTTACTCAGGTGGAATCTCGATTTCATGGATGGCCTCTCGACGTCGGTCGGTGGCCGACAGAAATCGCCGCAGCCACAAATGTACACTTGACAGATCGTGTCCTATGTAAGATTCCCGACTCGATGGCAACCCTTTCGCCCTCTCTCCCAGGCGAACTCCCGGGTCCTCGGACGAGACCGGTGAGCGTCTCATTGCCGCCACCACCAAATGCCTGAAGAAGTTCGGGGTCGCAAAGACCGGCGTAATCGACATCGTCCGCGAGGCGGGCTCGAGCCAGCAGACCGCCTACCGGTACTTTTCCGGCCGTCGAGAGCTGATCTACAAGGCGTTTCTCCGCGCCACGACCGGATTCCCGATGCCGTCGAGACGCTCGGCGAGGTCCCGAAAGACCCCGTCCTGTCCCAGGCCTTCGGCCCCGGATCGCTGGCGAACCTACGGCCGATCGGCACCGATCAGGCCGCCACGGCACCCTTCTCCCGGGCGTCGCTCCGCTCGTACCGCAAAGCCGTCGGCGACGTGAGCGCCGACGAGATGACGCTGCTCTCGGAGCACGTGAATCGCATCGTGTTGTCCTCGATACTCCTCGCCGAGGGTGATTCGCTCCTGCGCGGCGGAGACCAGGCGCGCGGGAAGTTGCACTCGTGGTTCGACCCGACCGTCGAAAGCTACCAGACAATGGCTAGGAAGCGGCCTCGTCGAGTTTGACCGCGAGGACGACGCGACCGTCGATCCGCCCGAAGAGCCACGAGAAGAAGTCGACGGTGGTCATCTGCCAACCGTACTTCGCACGTAACGCTTGGTACGCCCGGTCCTCGTGCTCTCCCGCAGGAACGACCTCGCACGTCCCCGGAACCCAGTCCCGTGCACCGCCTCCCCGTGCATCGCACGCAGCCACCCGCACCTTCGGATTCTGACGCACGCGCTTCACCTTGTAGGACGAGCCTTCAGTGAAGATCACCATGGTGCCGTCGAGTGGCGCGGCCCACACGGGCGTCTTCACCCCGGTGCCGTCCCGCTTGAAGGTCTCCAGACTTACGTACGTCTCGTCAGCCAGCTCGGTCTTCGCCACGGTCCGACTCTACGGTACCGCCTGCGGAATCGCACCAGCCTCGAAACCCTGTGAAGCCCTGCCCACCCCGGGCTCGCTCCGAGGCGGACGCCTGGCTATAACCTGGGGCACCAACCACGAGGGGTCCTCATGTTGAATTTCGCCATGTGGGGCAAGGCGCTCACCGTCATGCCTCGTATCACCAAGGAAGATTGGGCCGGTCTCGACCTCGTCTCGAGGTGGCTCATCGCCACGCGCTCGGCCGTGATCGTGATGACCTTCACGTCGGCTGCCTTCGCGGGACTGCTCGCCGCAAAGGTCGGCCAGTTCGACGGCCTCTTGTTCGGCCTGTGCGCGCTGGGCCTCTGCCTGGCGCACGCGACGAACAACCTCGTGAACGACCTGACGGACTATTGGAAAGGCGTCGACGAAGGGAACTACTTCCGCACGCAGTACGGTCCGCAGACCGTACAAGACGGCTTCCTCTCTGTCCGTGGACTCATGACGTACGCGATCGTCACCGGCCTCGCGGCTCTCGCCGTCGGCGTGTACCTCGTCGTGCTCCGCGGTGAGGTCGTCTTGTGGCTGCTGGGCTCGGGCGCGTTCTTCGTTTTGTTCTACACCTGGCCGCTCAAGTACATCGGCCTGGGCGAGCCCGCGGTGCTCGCCGTGTGGGGACCGCTGATGGTCGGCGGCACATACTACGTGATTACGGGAGAGTGGAGCAACAACGTCGCCGTCGCGAGCATCGCCTACGCACTCGGCCCGACGGCGGTGCTGTTCGGCAAGCACATCGACAAACTCCCCGCCGACGCTGAGAAAGGCATTCACACGCTGCCCGTGATCCTGGGCGACCAGCTCTCGCGCTACGCCGTGATGGGAATGCTGTTCGCACAGCTCGGGGTCATCTCGTACCTCGTGTGGATCGGGTACTTCAGCGTCACGATGCTGCTGTGCTTCGGTGCGGCGCCGTCCCTCAAGCGCGTCTGGCAGATATACAAAGAGCCGCGCCCGGAAGCACCGCCGCCCGAGTTGCCCGCGGGCGTGTGGCCGCTTTGGTACGTCGCGATCACTTTTTGGTACAACCGCCGCCTCGGCATGCTGTTCCTGATCGGCCTCGCGGCCGACATCGTGATCTCGCGCGTTCTCTAGCTCTGCGGCGTCGCTCGCGCCGACTTATTGTTACTCTCGGTGACGATAGCTGAGCATATTGGCCCCATTTGCAGGGGTTTTTTCTAATTAGGGCGCAAGTCCGGCCGCGCGCAGAATCACGTTGAACACGTAGCTCTGCTCGGCGGTGCCGGTCAGCAAGTGCGCCATGGGGCCGCGGGCATAGCTCGGCACGTCCGCTCCGCCGTGGGTCTCCATCGAGAGAGGCACCTGGGCGGGCTGCTGAAAGTTCGTCGTCGTGGTGTCGAAGCCGGTGAGGTCGGGACGCGGCATGCCGCGCGCGGCACTCGGACCGTTCGCGTAACTGAGCGTGGTGTACGGCA includes the following:
- a CDS encoding TonB-dependent receptor, whose protein sequence is MKSRFHLSNRFIICALIVLGIMTLFATPTVAQPVDGTEAPAEFQRDLVDDDSPGGTTDEIDAADAQYEAAEADGGDIPGATRRVTTQVEEIVVSARKRAEALEDTPVAVTALTASTLREAGVYRVDQVAELVPNLQFQDSIQGNLAQFAIRGVGTGAPDIQFDPGVALYLDGVFLPRASGSLLSVVDVQQIEVLRGPQGTLFGKNSVGGAINMTTVKPHHDFEGFAMVRPGNFNSVETEVMLNVPIVEDFLLSRVALFTANRDGYVHNTAQDKYYSNRDEIAFLGSLRFLLTDDLTFDLSGTWSRSHTLGRGGRCVVVNEDAPLSSLYGGFYPECKKTSLFENNANIQGMSDIEGYGTWGVFNYDLGDVWEIEDLAIKALGSWNEQIPRTRFDVDNTSAEVVVLSTAGGSEFDGAPGKQQQTSGELQVNGAAFDGMLVFVGGLFAQWENAADTRTTVVGPPLNRFTTNVSEIKNWTWAPYLQATADFTEWLSITGGIRYTQDNKELTLSQFVSNTGEVLLDEVNDSELFTAWTPMASIASTVPFDLLPDSVDHVMGYFTYAQGFKGGGFNALPGPRNQEGTDALAAAFQPETLNNFELGLKSIYLDNRLTLNLAGFYGKYDDIQKVSVQAVGFDEQGVPIIQRITENAAVATIKGFEIEAQAYPVEGLQITGNIGYTDATYDDFPNAVSDLTDQSIDRSGETFNNVPKFTSFLAVQYSWLIEGADEAEILQGWLTPRLEWYYQSMVHLNGPELADSVQSGYNLLNARLSYAFWDDRAQVALWGKNLTDETFINWSTPTVSTFGFLVNFPGLPRTWGGEISYRF
- a CDS encoding PPOX class F420-dependent oxidoreductase, giving the protein MAKTELADETYVSLETFKRDGTGVKTPVWAAPLDGTMVIFTEGSSYKVKRVRQNPKVRVAACDARGGGARDWVPGTCEVVPAGEHEDRAYQALRAKYGWQMTTVDFFSWLFGRIDGRVVLAVKLDEAAS
- a CDS encoding prenyltransferase, producing the protein MLNFAMWGKALTVMPRITKEDWAGLDLVSRWLIATRSAVIVMTFTSAAFAGLLAAKVGQFDGLLFGLCALGLCLAHATNNLVNDLTDYWKGVDEGNYFRTQYGPQTVQDGFLSVRGLMTYAIVTGLAALAVGVYLVVLRGEVVLWLLGSGAFFVLFYTWPLKYIGLGEPAVLAVWGPLMVGGTYYVITGEWSNNVAVASIAYALGPTAVLFGKHIDKLPADAEKGIHTLPVILGDQLSRYAVMGMLFAQLGVISYLVWIGYFSVTMLLCFGAAPSLKRVWQIYKEPRPEAPPPELPAGVWPLWYVAITFWYNRRLGMLFLIGLAADIVISRVL